A part of Cannabis sativa cultivar Pink pepper isolate KNU-18-1 chromosome 6, ASM2916894v1, whole genome shotgun sequence genomic DNA contains:
- the LOC133038756 gene encoding uncharacterized protein LOC133038756 isoform X1: MMSSDGIGGDPCKQISVSENVEVTDRRLVCFEMGATGLNVDSNIELEDDPIPVEETPLVDKRKSKKPIALTSPFMEYDSSISSSKDGSGYGVVKYVAGLCPLDDKIGEDVEHKDEIDFDLWLGEGRRSKKDP; the protein is encoded by the exons ATG ATGTCTTCAGATGGAATTGGTGGTGATCCTTGTAAACAGATTTCAGTTTCTGAAAATGTTGAGGTTACGGATCGTCGTCTTGTTTGTTTtgag atggGTGCAACAGGTCTCAATGTTGATTCTAACATTGAACTTGAAGATGACCCAATTCCCGTTGAAGAAACTCCTCTTGTTGACAAGAGGAAATCTAAGAAACCCATAGCGCTGACGTCTCCGTTTATGGAGTATGACTCTTCCATTTCTAGTTCTAAAGATGGTTCTGGTTATGGAGTTGTTAAGTATGTGGCTGGGTTGTGTCCTCTCGATGATAAGATTGGTGAAGATGTAGAACATAAAGACGAGATTGATTTTGACTTGTGGCTTGGTGAAGGACGCCGATCGAAGAAAGAtccgtaa
- the LOC133038755 gene encoding uncharacterized protein LOC133038755 isoform X1, translating to MFSKTCFGHFLYLPDFKVQPQVFHGLLLREVQQPNDAELWVMIRGVRLRFSIEEFALITGLDCEGDCSVLDFKQEVNSLCERYWPTSSSITKECGRECFTTKRWGDSDEDAVKLAVLYFVEWFLLSGTKHKNVPKSILDVVDSGRYNEFAWGRSSFELTISSLKGKLDSWVEGVRKARSSGKRASVFYTLIGCPHVLQVWFYECCKYMKGKYCQKESSRIPRITQWTCNSQPTFKVLKTTIFDVSKDKVYLFVVIWFFSSCFCVVFHYY from the coding sequence ATGTTTTCAAAAACCTGTTTTGGTCATTTCCTTTACCTTCCCGATTTTAAAGTTCAACCCCAAGTGTTTCATGGGTTGTTGCTCCGTGAGGTTCAGCAACCTAATGATGCTGAGTTGTGGGTAATGATACGCGGTGTTAGGCTTAGGTTTAGCATTGAGGAATTTGCATTGATTACTGGGTTAGACTGTGAAGGTGACTGTAGTGTGTTAGATTTTAagcaagaggttaatagtctttGTGAAAGATATTGGCCAACTTCGTCCTCTATCACTAAGGAATGCGGTAGGGAatgttttaccaccaagaggtggGGTGATTCTGATGAGGATGCTGTGAAGTTGGCAGTTTTGTATTTCGTGGAGTGGTTCTTGCTTAGTGGCACTAAGCATAAAAATGTACCCAAGTCTATTTTAGATGTTGTAGATAGTGGGAGGTACAATGAATTTGCTTGGGGCCGGAGTTCTTTTGAATTGACTATTTCCTCATTGAAGGGTAAGCTTGATAGTTGGGTTGAGGGGGTTAGGAAGGCAAGGAGTTCGGGAAAGAGGGCGAGTGTTTTTTACACTTTGATTGGTTGTCCTCATGTTCTTCAAGTTTGGTTCTACGAGTGTTGTAAGTACATGAAAGGTAAGTACTGCCAAAAGGAAAGCTCTCGTATTCCAAGGATCACTCAGTGGACATGCAATAGTCAACCCACTTTCAAAGTTTTGAAGACTACTATCTTTGATGTTTCCAAAGATAAGGTATATCTGTTTGTTGTAATTTGGTTTTTCAgtagttgtttttgtgttgtttttcattattattaa
- the LOC133038757 gene encoding uncharacterized protein LOC133038757, giving the protein MEFEFHMRELDNLDKRIRPYLEKIGHEKWSRYHSENNRYSTMTSNIAEALNSANLAARETPVTTLMECLRAQMQEWTYNNRKEAQKCTTRLTPSSEKKLIGNYVQSLRLTVKPANQNLFEVIDEDRTRIVNLKEKTCTCNRFQKDEMPCNHAVAVMKDLNINTYNYCAQYYTSKAWLQTYEETVYPVGNVREWELPDFFEEIIVLPPKERIKSGRPRKRRMAAAWETKKQNKCGKCGQKGHNKKTCRRITA; this is encoded by the exons ATGGAGTTTGAATTCCATATGAGGGAGCTAGACAACTTGGATAAGCGCATAAGACCGTACCTGGAGAAAATTGGCCATGAAAAATGGTCAAGGTATCATTCAGAAAACAACAG GTACTCTACCATGACATCAAACATAGCTGAGGCACTGAACTCAGCAAATTTAGCAGCAAGGGAAACACCAGTGACAACATTAATGGAGTGCTTGAGGGCACAAATGCAAGAGTGGACATACAATAATAGAAAGGAGGCACAAAAATGCACAACAAGGCTGACACCATCATCTGAGAAAAAACTCATAGGGAACTATGTACAGTCATTGCGACTAACA GTGAAACCAGCAAACCAGAACCTGTTTGAGGTGATAGATGAAGACAGAACAAGAATAGTAAACTTGAAGGAGAAGACGTGCACATGCAATAGATTTCAAAAAGATGAAATGCCATGTAACCATGCAGTCGCCGTCATGAAGGACTTgaacataaacacatacaactaCTGTGCACAATACTACACATCAAAAGCATGGCTGCAAACATATGAAGAAACAGTATACCCAGTTGGAAACGTAAGAGAATGGGAACTTCCagatttttttgaagaaatcaTAGTGTTGCCTCCAAAGGAGAGAATCAAGTCTGGAAGGCCGAGGAAAAGAAGAATGGCAGCAGCTTGGgaaacaaagaaacaaaacaagTGTGGCAAGTGTGGACAAAAGGGACATAACAAAAAGACCTGCAGAAGAATTACAGCATAG
- the LOC133038756 gene encoding uncharacterized protein LOC133038756 isoform X2 yields MSSDGIGGDPCKQISVSENVEVTDRRLVCFEMGATGLNVDSNIELEDDPIPVEETPLVDKRKSKKPIALTSPFMEYDSSISSSKDGSGYGVVKYVAGLCPLDDKIGEDVEHKDEIDFDLWLGEGRRSKKDP; encoded by the exons ATGTCTTCAGATGGAATTGGTGGTGATCCTTGTAAACAGATTTCAGTTTCTGAAAATGTTGAGGTTACGGATCGTCGTCTTGTTTGTTTtgag atggGTGCAACAGGTCTCAATGTTGATTCTAACATTGAACTTGAAGATGACCCAATTCCCGTTGAAGAAACTCCTCTTGTTGACAAGAGGAAATCTAAGAAACCCATAGCGCTGACGTCTCCGTTTATGGAGTATGACTCTTCCATTTCTAGTTCTAAAGATGGTTCTGGTTATGGAGTTGTTAAGTATGTGGCTGGGTTGTGTCCTCTCGATGATAAGATTGGTGAAGATGTAGAACATAAAGACGAGATTGATTTTGACTTGTGGCTTGGTGAAGGACGCCGATCGAAGAAAGAtccgtaa